The following nucleotide sequence is from Drosophila kikkawai strain 14028-0561.14 chromosome 2L, DkikHiC1v2, whole genome shotgun sequence.
CTGTTGTTCtgcttattatttttgttcttttccAAAACCGAATGATAACTTTCTGCCGCATCACAAAGTAGATATTTCCGCTGACTATAGGTTTTATAATCAAATGTGTCCGGTGGTAGCTGTCGCTCATCATGGGATTGCTTCTGATGCTTCATTTTCAACGGCTCATGTCCGTATggcttatttttctttttatttttgcgcaTATTGTGTCCAGTGAATCGTGTTGAGTCCGTATAATTTAAAGCTTCCGTGCCATTTGATAGCTCTGCATCGTTCATCTGGAAAGAAGCGCTTAAGATTAAAACCATTACTCGAAAATTAGGATCACATATTTACCTTTGATAAGTTTGATTCTTGCAACGCTTCCAGCGACTTTTTGTTCTTATATCCGTTGATAAGAAGCTCAAACTCACGCTCCACTTCCTCGCCGAAATCGCCAACAATATCAATGGGACTTTGTCCTTGTAGTTGGCCCTcgtattttgtattaattgtACAAGACCACGGAGAATAATCGGAATTGGTCATATAATTTTTGCTCAGATTGTAAATTAAATCTGGCTTCACCGAGTTTTTCTGCGTCGAgtttaaattcttatttaCAAGATCAGGTATGTTCGTGGACGACGAAGTGTTTGCCACACTCCCAGAGGAGTATGTATTTCCATTGTCATTTGCATCCAGTGCCCCATTTCTCAGCAATAATTCCTGGGTATTTTCCGAGTCGGTATTGCACTTgatattttcgtttttaaaCGAGATTTGCTCATCCTCTCTGTCACTATCCGTTAAGTCACTTTCATTGCATTCCATGTCCGAATACTCGATGTAGTCGTCCGACAATGTATGTGCAAATTTTTGAAATCCCGGATAGTTGGGGTTAGTAATACCCTTGGTAATGTAGATATCCATTCTTGAACTGGGCATTTGAAAGGGTTAGCTAGAGATGCAAGGAGAAAGAGTTTTACGTGTTTATAAAGGTGCATTTAAAACATAGCAATTTCAATGTCATTCAGTAGGCTATGTCAAAGATTTTGCCACCGCAAGCCGCCCTTATTTCCCTTTTCCTTAAAATCGAAGGAGCTGACTCCTGAACCACATGTTTTATACACTTTTTCCGTCGATGACGTCGTACGTCAATGTAAtttacataataataaaatgttttttaaaagatttaattaatttcccttatatgtatatatgtatgtattttttagctaagcaaaaaaatgttgtcataggtaattgcttttaatttttatagaagCCACAAAAAACCGTTACAttgctgtttgttttgttttagttttttccaATATCTTAAATACACAAAAATGTCTtactattttaataaaataaaccagaTTTAATAATTGAATCGATGATAACTTACAAGGACTCGGGTCTTCcagatataaaaaatactcCCACAAATACATTGCGTACTTGGCGCATGCGTGGATTTGTGGACCACTCTTCATAGTGCCGAAAATAACACTATTTGCGGCATTAGCAAATAATGCTAACTAAAGTAATAACCACAAAAAACATGAACATTAACATTACAAATTAAAGTATAATcaataaagtaaattaaaattaacagaATCAACTTTCCAAAAGAATACCCTTAATTATTTAGCTTTTTGAAGCATTTTACTTGAATCAATATACGGTAATACTAAGCACAATgtgattttaaaaaaatatataatattgctataaatatattaaaaaactaaacacaCAACTATAAAAATGGAATAAGTTTGGACTGCagatatttatgaataataaTGATATTATTCAAGGGCATGCGACGGGTGAAGACCCAGCTAAAAACTCCTGTTGACTTGGTGCTCATCCGGGTGAGGGTTCTAGGGCATTACGCAACTGTTAACAAACCAACTTAACAAACTTGTATAAACATTTCAGTACTCGACGGCGGCCACAAATACGTCCCACGATGCCAACGGAAGCCCTACCACCTCCCAGGTACTGCAATTGCCGCTGGTATCCCAACCGGCAGGTGATTCCACCTCGGCTCCCATGTCAAAGCTAAAAAGTCAGCATTTACCCGAAAACCACACCTCCTGGATGCCCAGTCCGTATACCGCGCCCGGAAAAACATTCAGTCAATACAAGAAGCTATCGAAATTTCGCCTGACATGTAGGTAATGCTGCCCACTTGGTATTCCATTACAATAAGCCGGTTCATCTTCCAGCTCTGGTGGTCATAACGACAGCGGGCGGCTATGCCATGGCCCCAGCTGCCTTCGATCCTGCTTCGTTTGTTATGTGCACGCTGGGCACTGGACTGGTTTCGGCGGCGGCCAACGCCATTAATCAGTATCACGAGGTTCCCTTCGATTCGCAAATGTCGAGGACTAAGAACCGGGTGCTTGTCACGGGACAAATGACGCCGCTGCATGCTGTCACCTTTGCCGTTGTGTCTGCCACCGCTGGCCTTAGTATGCTGTATTTTGGTACAAACGGATTAACGGCAGCTCTGGGAGCGGGAAATCTATTCCTTTACACCACCATATACACGCCGCTGAAGCGGATAAGCATCGTCAACACTTGGATTGGCTCAGTGGTGGGTGCCATTCCGCCGCTGATGGGCTGGGCTGGATGTGCCGGCACCCTGGATGCTGGAGCAATGATACTGGCGGGAATACTGTACGCGTGGCAGTTTCCCCACTTCAATGCTCTGTCGTGGAACCTTAGGCCGGATTACTCGCGTGCCGGCTATCGAATGATGGCCGTTACCAATCCGGGCTTATGTCGTCGGACGGCCTTGCGGTATTCGGTGGCTATTGCCGGACTTTCGGTCATGGCGCCGCTCCTCGACGTGACGAACTATTGGTTTGCTTTGGAAACGCTACCTTTGAATGCTTACTTCGCATACCTCGGTAAGTGGTGAAGAATTAGTCAgcatatgtattttaattaattttgcattgcagcgtataaatttcatgagaagtCGGACAGCGGAACCTCGCGGAAATTATTCAGATTTTCTTTAATCCACCTGCCAGCTTtgatgttgctgtttttggccaacaaaaagGAGTGGTTCTTCGGCAAGTCGGCGAGCGATGAGAAGAAAAAAGAGTCCAGCTATTTGGCCATAAAGCAGTCGGCCAGTAGTCTGGGCAATGTCCTGCCCGTCGCTGTAGCCGAAGAAGGACCCAGATAGTGTAGCCCCCCAATATATAATGTTTGTACGCGATGTTAAGTTACGAAATATACTTAACATGTTTTGCAACTTGTATAAAATagtcataaaatataaaatgaagcGTACCTCTGTGTTGCAaaactttttggtttttaagaATAAATTGTGACAACATACTGAATGCCTTGAAGTTGATTTATGTAgttatttgttaataaattccTCTTATAATTTTTGAAACCAATTCACAGCACGCAAAGCAATGCACTTCCTTGTCAAAATGTAAGCAATAGGAAGAGTGACCATGCCGCCATGAAACCAGTCCGATTCCATTCGTTTCAGAAAATACAATAATCAAAGTTGGAGGAGGATGACAATTTTTCATTTGCTTTAAAACCCACTAATTTTTCAAAGCAACAGTTTAATCATCTTTGATGTATAAATTTCacaataaatgtaaatagttTTTGTTATCGATAACAAGCAATACAAATGTTCTTGTATTTCTGATGCTACTGCGAGCATAGCCCCATCCCTGGTTCCGTAATTCGGACGGAAACTAGCTCAAATGAAcgtaaaatgcaaattgaacCACTGGAGTGAATTATTTTTAGTGAGCTGAACGTGGATTGTGACAATGAAAAATTGAGGAATAGTGTTTACattcattttataatttattttaaagttatcttTTTTATCTCGATAACGGAGAGAGTGGCGTATGCAAGTTTCTTTACACAGTGCAAAcacataaatttttaattatgtataATGTACCACATAAGTTTCGTCAAGTTTGTCGATTGTGCCTCACATTGGTTAACGAGTGCGATGTTCAAGAActacaaatttataatatttcgcATAATAGTGCGCCGCAAGACAGAGctgagcagcagcaaaaggcGGCCGAAAAGCGTGCTGCTGGCTGCTTCTGCAGGGCTCGGGCTCTGAGCCCCAATCTGTGCAGCTGCCTCGGTGATAACTCGCTATCAGTACCAGAAACGGGTCCAAGCCAATCCCAATCCCTTCACCAAACACATTACAACACACCAAGTGTGCCTTCTGCTGCGGGAACAATATCGAGTGGCAGTGAACAACAAGCGTACGCTAAGCCTTTTGCCAGCAAGAGCCAATTGGAGTTGTCGGACATCGCCGAAAGATCAGTATTCAAAAGTCAGTCAtcgccgtcgtcgtcatcgtcgacGCAGGTagcgcaacaacaacagcaacaacatgaAAATATTGCATgcagagaaggagaaggaaaaTCATCCAAGACGGAACAACTCCCGAGGGAGGAACGTTCACTACATAATCAACGCGATTTCGCTGCCGAAAACACAAATGTGAAAACCAAAATAAGCAGCAGAACAGATAACTACGGCCAAGAGCGCAGCGGAGGAGATGATGATTCATCACCACATCTTACATTTCAGATATTCAACTGTCTCTCTATTAAGGTAAGCAGATTTCCATCCAACACATTTGCACAGAAACGAATTTACATTAattacgcacacacacaagcgTGATttatggtgtgtgtgtgtttgtgtgtggatATATCGCGGTAtacctacatacatacatactcacCGTTGAGAGCGCTTGATTGTGTGTGTTATCTATGTGATTACGACACCACACGTCAAAATAATAGGAAATGATTGGGGCGCTTTTATCCAATGGCCTATTAACAATCGGTATCAAttgtttagtatttttttcgattaactgTTTTGGAGCCGTTCActcacccacacacacgcacacaaatgAACACATACTCACGCAGCAAGTGCACACTGCTATCGTACATCAATGTCCagcataaaaatgtaaatattgaTATGTACACATGTACTTGTGTATGAACACGGCTGAAATGTGAGCGGCAGAgacctacatacatacatatgtacattaaTCCATTTCGTATAGATAACATATTATTTCCCCTGCAAGTTTGATTGATTAAGAGCGCTTTCTCAGTGTCGGTGTGTAGGAGGCGTTCATGGTTTCAGTTAATTGGAGGAGTAGGtcacttttagttttcattatttcgtatttattaagtgagtttattttttttagttagaAACACGGAAATTGGACTGATAACAGTTCAGAGTAATAAGTTAATGATCTGCTCAAGGGTgcatattataattatttgtatcTCCCATTCTTATTAGACTTGTAAAAAACGAAATATACGTGATCATGAATTGTATTTTACTTAtgatttcttatttttgtttcacatTACATCAcatttacaaaaaagaaactgaattGTCTTCTTCTAATTTTCCAGGCAATGCCACACGATGGATTACCCAACTTGATCTGCACTGATTGCAGGGCTAAATTGGATTCCTTTGAGAAATTTCGAATTATGGCGAACAATTCAAATAATGCTttgaaagaatttttaaatatatcaaaatctCTGTTACTAGTAAGTATTATCAGTATCTATATATACCTTCTAAATATCAAATAACATTACCCGTATTCCTAAGTACTTTTCCCTGATTTAAAACATCAACTAAAAGGCTGTGATTCTTTTCAGGATCCAAACGAACTGGATGATAAGCTTGATGAAATTTTAAAGGCTTCATCGGAGGCTATAGCTGCCAAGGC
It contains:
- the Cox10 gene encoding protoheme IX farnesyltransferase, mitochondrial translates to MILFKGMRRVKTQLKTPVDLVLIRYSTAATNTSHDANGSPTTSQVLQLPLVSQPAGDSTSAPMSKLKSQHLPENHTSWMPSPYTAPGKTFSQYKKLSKFRLTSLVVITTAGGYAMAPAAFDPASFVMCTLGTGLVSAAANAINQYHEVPFDSQMSRTKNRVLVTGQMTPLHAVTFAVVSATAGLSMLYFGTNGLTAALGAGNLFLYTTIYTPLKRISIVNTWIGSVVGAIPPLMGWAGCAGTLDAGAMILAGILYAWQFPHFNALSWNLRPDYSRAGYRMMAVTNPGLCRRTALRYSVAIAGLSVMAPLLDVTNYWFALETLPLNAYFAYLAYKFHEKSDSGTSRKLFRFSLIHLPALMLLFLANKKEWFFGKSASDEKKKESSYLAIKQSASSLGNVLPVAVAEEGPR